GTTTTCGAGTTTAAGAGTGAGTTTGATTATTTAGATAGAATTAGCCTATTTAAAGATGAGGTTGAAGAGAAAATAGCAACTCAAGAATATATGCAGCTTGAAATGGGGGACATCTTCGTGACTTTGATTATCCTTTGTGAGCAGCTTGGGATTGATCCAGAGGAATGTTTATCTATGGCTTATGAGAAGATTAAGGGCAGGTCTGGAAAGACTATCAATGGGACTTTTATCAAGGAGGAGGATCTATGAGTTTTAAGTTCAAGGGATTGAGTCCTGCAACAAAGATGAGAGCCAGAAGAATATATGATGAGGAGGTTGAGAGGGCGGCGGTTTCGACTGGAACTATGAATTTGGTTGAGTCGCTTTTCGCTGTAGCTTGCGAGACTCTTGTTGATGAATTCGGTTGGGGTGATGTAAGATTGAACCGATTTAGCAAAAGATTAGCGTTTAAGATTGGATGTATAGCTTCTGATCATGTTGACTATGAGAGTATAAAAGAAAATTTAAATGTTCAGACTATTGTGGTTAAAGATAAAAAAATCTATAGGATCGATGATGAGATAAGAGAGATTAAGAAAAAGGAAATTGAAGAAATGAAAGCTAGGAGAAATTGTGATTAAGGAGTTTTGATGGATTTTGACAGGATTAGAGAGCAGGAGAGAGATCGAACTAGAATAGATACTATAAAGTCTAGACTTGGGAAGTATGGAAAGGATATGCGAAGGTATGAGGCTGAAAAGGTGAAGATTGATATAGCTAGGGATAGGTTATCGATTGGAGCGTCTTGGTCTTCTACTGATGCGGTTAAGGGTGGAGGTTCTAGTCAAGAAGATTTGCAGGTTAAGATGATTGACAAGATTGATGAGTCTAGTCGTAGGATGAAGATTATCGAGCTTGAGAATAGGGCGATGAAGATGGCTATAGATGATCTTGACGAGGATAAAAGGTTTATTGTTGATCATATGTGGATTGCCCCTGAAGGTGAGAGGTTGAGCTTTAGAAAGGCGGGCGAGAGGATGAATTTATCTAAGTCTACCGTGCAAAGACTGAGCGATGATGCTTTGTTATATATTTTTGAGAGGT
This window of the Anaerococcus mediterraneensis genome carries:
- a CDS encoding MazG-like family protein, whose amino-acid sequence is MTFEQLQEKVLRWADDKDLLHSENADKQFMKFIEEVFEFKSEFDYLDRISLFKDEVEEKIATQEYMQLEMGDIFVTLIILCEQLGIDPEECLSMAYEKIKGRSGKTINGTFIKEEDL